The sequence GAATCACGAAAGAGTTTTTTACGGTCCACACTGCACCGTGGGCCTAAAGCTCGCACTACGTTTCTGATGGTATTGCTTTAGGTACCGCATGATCCATGTGAAACTTTTCAGAGTCCTATACTATTAGCCTTTAGGCAGGCAATGCAAAAAATTTTACTTCCCAATTTCATGGTCAAAGTGGTTACCATATCTGCACTATTTTTCTTTTCGATGAGATGAGTTTGCAATTTCAGAACCTCATGTGCATTAATTTCTTTCGGACTTTTGGCCAATAGGCACTTTCACCAGACTCTTATGTAATCTATAATAAATTCCTGGGATATGAAATGGCATCACAAAATCTAATATGGTACTAAGACGACAATCTGCCAAAACTGAGCACGAATAAATTTTGGGCAGtgaattttttaagagaatatcGAGAATCTACCCTCATATTTTTACCATCAGTCCTAGCTCAGATGTACACATCCGATTGTCGGTTTTTAAGCTAGTACTTTTTCTATAgcatctctctctcatttccaGTGATATCACATCAACCTGTCCTGTATATACTATGTGCACAGGCATCTACGTAGTATTATTGCTAAATTACACTCACACCCAATTGGTGACTCGAACACACAGCTTTACCCTTTATCTCTCTCATTTTACAAGGCAAGAAAGTGTCGTTGGAGTTGGAACTCATTGGCTACAATTAACTCCATCCAATAAAAAATGGAAATCATTAAGGACAGGTTATGGTAATTGGACCTTAATCCTCTAGGAGAATTAGTGTAAGTAACGAAGACATCTATCTAATGGTCCCAACCTGATCGTACAAGACACCCTTACAGAGCTGCCTACCTTTTGGACCATAGAAAATGCAAGCTCAAAAAAGTAAACATTGTACAACAGTCAATATATGCCTCGTTATATGCCAAAGGGGCTTATGATAATCCGATTCcgaatacaaaaaataaaaaactacatATTAGTGTGAATCATATGCTAGCTAACCTTTCCTTCTCTTCTACCATTATAACTTCAAAAAGTGCAAAATGTGATGATAAGGATATGAGTTTAGAgtgcactaaaaaaaaaagtaaattccCCAagctcaaaaattttgaaaatagaaacCCCAGGAACTGGGTTGCTGATACCTCCAAGCAAAATTGAAAGACGTGACTCCTCTCTTGGAACTCCCGAGGATCAAGCGAAGGTGGATAGGATATTCTTCTTGAGGGTAAACTCATCTGCCTTTGCTGGGCTGACAGACTGCACCAACAATACACAAAATATGAGCCTACAAGAGCATGTTGAGATTATATGCAGATAGAGTGGGTGCCAATAATAAACAGCTTCCATAATAGTCCTCATGAGAATTAATAACAGCCCAATAACATTTCACATTTGTCTGTCCACGTATTAATATGTTTTCAACATTGTAATAGTAATTGCCTCAACTGGTGACCACCAGATTTTCAGGCTCAAGTTCTCAAAAGCAGTTAATTTATATACATACGAGGATAATTTTATTGTTCCCCAAGAAGTTGAATTTAAAGTATTTTAGAATTGTTGTGTTGAGATTATTTTGTAACATCTTGTGTCCTATATGGAAGGTAGACAGCAGCTTAGCATGGATGTGATGACCGTTATTTTTCAGCATCTTTAGGTACTaaaaatcctttttattttgtaagttTTACAAGGTCCAAAAAGACCTTACTAAGGCTGTCCATTGAAATGCTCTACAATTAGGTGTTGTCAGCCCAGCCCCAGCAGGATGGCAATGTTCTTCATTACAGGAATAAAGTACTGCATGATTGAGGAAATAAGACAAGAAAAGATATGCCAATGAGGTAAGGTGGGGGTAAGGTTGTGAATTAGACCCATGAGGTGCATttgtaacttaccaatcaaaaaataaagaaaacaagatgCGAAAATGTGATATCCAAAGACAAtgacaacacaaaaaaaatgtgtatcATGGGATTGTTAAAAGGTATTTGTTGGTTTGCGCAAAGCAACCAGACAATCAAGGGACAGACTACAGGAAGGAATGAGCTAAGGTCTCCATCTCCCATCATCTTCTCTTCTTGTTCTGAATGCTAAGGGCTATTGAGAAGCACAATTTTTTTCTGAGCTAATTTGTATGTAGTCTCCTAGAGATCTGTCTTAAAACTTGTGATATGTGCCAGCTAATAGAAGTATAGAACCAGGTCTCATATGGACATAAACCCAGTTAATTTGGCCCTCAAAGAGGCAGTAAAGCAAAGAACAAGTCTTGCAACAACAGCCAAGGTCAATATTCACAATCCCAGTATTTCTACAATTctcaaagaaatgaaataattttcaagtGACAAAACAACTTTAAAGTGTCTTCTGTCAAGATGGATTCATACccaaaatgatgtgaaaaaaaGGTCATATATAGTACCTTCTCAAGTATGCGCTCAAGTCGCTGAATTTCATTCTTGGCATAATCTGCTCCTTTCTCCATAAAGTTCTTGGAAGTTTTCAAATAGATCTTGCCATAtctttggagagagaaaggggGAAAAAGTTAAGTAATCGTGAGAAACAGATAATCAACTCTATAAACTTGGGTCTCACAAACTTCagtttttactaaaaaaattccCTGTGGTTCCATTAAGAAAGTGGTAATGGTGACTGCCACCAATCATTCACATTATAACAGAGGGTTTGACTAAATTTGATGAACAAATATTTCAGAAGTATGGAGTCACCATTACAACCTGGCAGTTGAACCCTCAAGTTTCTCAACCTCTTCTTCTATGCGGGCAAATACTGccttcttctcttcatttccaGCACTCACAAATTCCTTCACCAGGTCATCCAAACTTGCAACTATACCAGCCTACATCAAGGGAAGAAAagatttattaaaaacaaaaaaaagaaaacatgtcaTGTTATGGTCCATTATGAATATACAAATCTCACTTTGGATGTATATTGTCCTTTCCCATCACGACTAGTGCCACATTTCTCATTGATAAAATTTACAAAGTCATCTAAATCTCGGCCACCATCATAATCTTTACCGGCTTTGTTGCTCTTTGGGAAAAACTTCAATGTGGGATATCCACTCACACCATACCTGCAAAAGCAGCATCCATGCATCAGGCATATTCACTTTCATAATAGAattcttttattcatttttaatgaatattaaCTGAGTaatttccaaaaagaaattaacaagTACATTTAAGTCCACAATTATGAACCACGGAAATCTGAAAGTGGATAGCATCCTACAGATAACAATAAAGAATTCATATTGTACTACTGAACTCACTTTTCACCCAAATCCTTGTAGTTATCAGCATCAAGATTTGCAATCACTACATCTTCCTCCAAGTTAAATGCTGTTGCAACCTTTTCATAAATCTACAAGACAGATAGCAGACATAGATCAGTATCAACCATCTTTTAGGCACAAGATAAAGAAGCGAAAGATATGCTTACTGGAGCAAGGGCTTTGCAATGGCCACACCTGCCACACACccagaaaagaaaagcataatTAGAGATGCAAAACTTCAACTAAAAAAGTCTTTTCTGCCATATTCAGGCAGACATAGCTTCAAAGACATCATAACATTAATATAACAGCACAATGAAGTGGACACAGAAAAATTGAACACCTAAACTTACCAGGGTGCATAGAACTCAACCAGAACATCTTTAGTTTCATCTAGGACAACCTTGTCAAAATTGTCTGCTGTTAGTACCACTACATTGGATGGGATTGCGGCTATCTTCACATTGGTCCCTAGACACAAGCAACACTTCAATGTCAAACTATAAGTTGACTAGtgatatgagtttttttttaaagcaactAAAGTTAACAAGAATGCAGCATGATAGACCATGTAGAAATAttaaagaatgataaaaaaaaaactagagagAGCCATGAGCTGAAGTCCATAGAACAAGTCATGCTGGGCATCAACCAAACAAGTAGGCAAGAATCAATGGAATAACTCAAGGCATAATATCTTACAATTAAAGAACAGAATCTAAATTTATTGACTAGAGTTGCCAGAAGTATTAGAGAACACGG comes from Castanea sativa cultivar Marrone di Chiusa Pesio chromosome 3, ASM4071231v1 and encodes:
- the LOC142629358 gene encoding putative protein disulfide-isomerase A6; this translates as MKNARTCCSVLIALSLIFLFASSVIADDVVVLTEDNFDKEVGQDRDSLVEFYAPWCGHCKKLAPEYEKLGSSFKKAKSVLIGKVDCDSHKSVCSKYGVSGYPTIQWFPKGSLEPKKYEGARTAEALAEFVNKEGGTNVKIAAIPSNVVVLTADNFDKVVLDETKDVLVEFYAPWCGHCKALAPIYEKVATAFNLEEDVVIANLDADNYKDLGEKYGVSGYPTLKFFPKSNKAGKDYDGGRDLDDFVNFINEKCGTSRDGKGQYTSKAGIVASLDDLVKEFVSAGNEEKKAVFARIEEEVEKLEGSTARYGKIYLKTSKNFMEKGADYAKNEIQRLERILEKSVSPAKADEFTLKKNILSTFA